A portion of the Cyanobacteriota bacterium genome contains these proteins:
- a CDS encoding DUF1614 domain-containing protein, whose amino-acid sequence MIYLPVTLLLFVLFLLLFPFIWFAVALDVVEIAVAKLGFSPSIALLLFAAVILGSTINIPLYERVSQVPIIPDFADLWMARFWGIPLRKIEQRTIVALNVGGGLIPTLLALYEFTRSDPLAILIVTTVVTFMSYFSAQVVPGIGIQMNALVAPLTAALMALLIVGNGAAPVAFAGGVLGTLIGADLLHLPQIEKMSAGVLSIGGAGVFDGIALCGLFALLLT is encoded by the coding sequence ATGATTTACTTGCCAGTCACGCTGCTTCTCTTTGTACTTTTCCTGCTGCTGTTTCCATTTATCTGGTTTGCAGTCGCCCTGGATGTTGTAGAAATTGCCGTTGCCAAATTAGGATTCTCTCCTAGTATCGCCCTTTTATTATTTGCTGCTGTGATTTTAGGCAGCACAATCAATATTCCACTCTATGAACGGGTCTCTCAAGTGCCAATTATTCCAGACTTTGCTGATCTGTGGATGGCTCGATTTTGGGGCATTCCCTTACGCAAAATTGAACAAAGGACGATCGTAGCCCTTAATGTAGGCGGTGGTTTAATTCCAACTCTGCTGGCTCTCTATGAATTCACACGTTCCGATCCGTTAGCGATTTTAATTGTTACCACTGTTGTTACCTTCATGAGCTACTTCTCGGCTCAAGTTGTCCCAGGCATCGGTATTCAAATGAATGCCCTAGTTGCACCGTTGACGGCTGCTCTGATGGCATTGTTAATTGTTGGAAATGGTGCAGCCCCCGTGGCCTTTGCTGGTGGAGTTTTAGGAACTTTGATCGGTGCTGATTTATTGCATTTACCTCAAATTGAGAAGATGTCAGCCGGGGTTTTGAGTATTGGCGGAGCAGGAGTATTTGATGGCATTGCCCTGTGCGGACTTTTTGCTCTACTACTCACCTAA